Genomic window (Verrucomicrobiota bacterium):
CGGCGTCGATGGACTCGACCTTCTCATAACTGTCCGACCAATCCCAAAACCAATAGCCATGAAGCCAGAAGTCTTTCTCCGCCGCCCACCGTTTGGGGCGATCTCCGTCGTAAGTGAACTTGCCGATCTTGTCGCCCACGATGCCGTGACTGGTGTACGGCTCTCCCCCAACGACACCAACGATGCGGACAAAGCCGTCGTTCGGCCAACGCGCCAGGGTCATCGGCTGATCGGCGAAGAACAGTTCCAACCGCTTACCATCGGTCACCGCTTCGCCAAGATCGCTGATGCCAATGGCCTTCAGGTCCGCCTGGAGAACTTTACCGCGTGCTGATTCTTCCAGCCGATTGAGAACGACTGTATCGGTGACGGGCTTGAAGCCGGTGATTACTTTGCCACCGACCAACCTGACTTCCTCGCGGCGATAAGCGCGATACACCACGGGAGATTTTTCCGTCCCCGAATCTTCCTGGCTCAGAGCGAACGATTTTTCGAGCGGGTAGAAACCACTGCGCAGATGAACGGTGACGGCGACTTTGAGTTTGCCGGCGACTTTGAGTTTTCGCAGTTCATCGCGCGCGCGTTCGAGAGTGGCAAACGGCCCATCCGTCTTTCTTCCGTTGGGCGCTGCGAGTGTTCCTGACCAGGTATCGTTGCCATTGGTGGCGACGTAAAAATCCACTGCTGGCGATGGGAATGGATTTGCCGCAAGACAGCAGACGAACGCGAGCAGCAGCGAAAGTCGCTGCAACCGGATTTTGGACGGCAGGAAATTCGTCATTGAATTGACTGAGGGCTACCATGACTGATTCCTTTTCTCAAACTTTTTTAACGGTGGTGCGCAACTGATTTCCTTCAGGTTTACGTAATGGCACTTGGACCCAAACTCAGCGACCCGGCCCGCGGGACGCGTGGAGTGCAACCGGAACGCGATGGCCTGGGGTGTTGCAGCGTGGTCAGGCTGCAGGACGCCTCCACGTGGATGTGACCGACACGAGAAAGAAAAGCACGAGGGTCAGACTCTCAAAGCCATTGAAAAGCGCCGCACCAAGCGGTGCGGGAACCCGATCCGCCACAGGTGCCAGCAGCAAAAGAAGACCGAAATTCGCCAGCGCCGTCCACCGTGGATAGGAACTCTTGCCCGATAGAACGAGTATCAGAAGGAGGATCGCTCCCAGGTAAGCCGGTCCCTTCGCTAGATCGTAGGTAAGACCGTAGTAGTTATGCAGCGCTTCTATTAAGTCCTGCGCAGTCCCGCCGTGAGCCGCCGAATACCTGATGGCCAGAGCCAGGGGAACCACCAGTGCATGAACCACGCTCACAGCGACCATCGCTGCACCCAACGCGAAGAACACAACACGCCCAAGGAACGGACTGCGATCTACAAGGTTTTGCCGCACATGCCAGAATCCCAGCAGACACAGACAACCGGCGATTGGCCCCAGCAAGCCCCCCATGAAGAGGCGCATCTGAGAACTTTCTTGCAGCATCCTGCGCGTTCCCTCGCGGGCGGTGCCTCCGGCCCCCCAATGGCCGGTCAAGAGCATATCACCAATGAAGAACAAGAGCGCTCCAGCGAGTCCAGCCACTCCCGCCCAGCGCGTATATCTGAGTTCATTTTGCATGGTAAGAGTAGCTGCGGCCTGACGACCCAATATGGTTTATCCGAAGCTATTCGTGGCTGGCGAGGACGTCACTTGCGTTTGAGTCCATCGCGCCAGGCAATCGTTTCCAGTTCGACGCGGACGGCGTCCGCGACGGGAATCACGGGGCGCGCCTCGAATACAAAAGCCGGCCAGGTCGAGCAGACCTTGTGAACGGTCGCCGGATCGTCGCAGTCCACCAGCATGTGGCCGCCCCACTCGCCTACGCGCACGACAAACACCTCGATCTTGAAATTGGCGGGCGCCTGCCACTGGGTGAAAACCTCCAGTATCCGCTTCTGGGCATTCTCGTATTCCATGGGCGAACCTTGCGGACGTTCGAACCAACTGATCATGTATTTCATATTCTCCTTTATTGGGTTGAGGTCATCGGAACGGTGACCGGTTAAACGGGAATTTCGTCATTGAATTGGCTGAGGACTACCACGACGGATTCGTTTTCTCAATCTCTTTTGAATGGCTTCTAACAGTCATCATTGAGCGGAATTTGAGATCTTCAAGAATCGGAGAAGTTTTAACCTGCGGCGGCAACCGCTGGCCGCTTGCCGAGAAGTCTAAGCGATTCAGAGCGCGCAGAAAGGCCAGCGGTTGCCGCCGCAGGTTAGTTCCGCCTCACGATTCCTGAAGTCGCGGTGACTGCGCGTTGATCCGCGCCTCGGCTTCAGTAGCGTCGTCTTCCGCCTCACGATTCCTGAAGTCGCGGTGACTGCGCGTTTCCTTCGGTGGACGGATACCAGAATCCCCCAGCCGCCTCACGATTCCTGAAGTCGCGGTGACTGCGCGTCAGAATCACCAATGAAATCAAGCCAATGATGACCGCCTCACGATTCCTGAAGTCGCGGTGACTGCGCGTCATCGGCGTCGCGGCGGCGCTGTTGCTCGGGCTCCGCCTCACGATTCCTGAAGTCGCGGTGACTGCGCGCCGTTCGTTTTAACTTCCTCTGCCGCATCGGTCGGCTCGCGTGTTTACGAGCGCGGTCGTTTTTGGGGAAGCAGTCTTCGGTAATTTCAATTCGGAGTGCACATTCCCTTTCAAAGTCAGCGCAATTCTTATTGCGAGCGCTGTTGCGGCCGAGCGCCAGCACTGCCGCGCTCGCGCCGCGCCGCCGCGTTCAGGCGCAGTCATTCGCGATTTCAAGGATCATGTCAACCCAATGGCGGAAGGTTGATGGTCGGTGGCCATGGCCGGAATTCATTCAATGCTTTCGAGCGCGACTTGCAAGCCCGAAAATCAAATAATCGTCACGCGCGTCCGGACGGTATAGGGCAGTCCCATCGCTTCAATGATCAAGCTGGCGTCGTTGGCACTCGGACCAAGCGAGACGAACAACACCTGATCTTCGTCATGTTTCACAATGGGTTGAAGCGCGGCCTTGAGCATGGCCATTCGCATATCGTCGAGCGGGCACTCGAAGACCGAATACTGCAGCCGCACGCCGAAGCCTTCGAGCGCGCGTGCCACACGCCGAAGCCGCTTTGGCTCGCAAATATCGTAGCTGACGAGGTAGCGGATTCGAGACACAGGAGGTTGATGGTTGATGGTTGAAAGTTGAGTGTTCAGCGGGTTGTAAAACCGTGATACGCCGCCGCCTCGCCGCGCACAAACCGCCACAACTGTCGCGCCTGGACTTCCAGCATTCGGCGATACGCCATCTTGTATTCAAACTCCGGATGGCTGACTTCCGTGTCGCAGCGGCGAAACCACGCTTCCCAAAACGCCTTTCGCCCGCGGTCACTTAGAAACGTGCCGTTCGCGCCCCGCATGAAATCCTCCGGGCCAAGCTCGCCACGATTCACGAGCGAGATGGCGACGCTGTCCGCAACGAGTGGGCGAAACTCCTCCATCAAATCCAGCGCGAGGGCAGGGCGGCCATAGCGCGGTTGGTGCATGAAGCCGAGAAACGGATCCAGCCCGACTGCGTGGCAAACTCCGGTGAGTTCCTTCGCCAGCATCGAGTAGCCGAGCGACAGCAGCGCGTTCACCGGATCGCGCGGCGGACGCCGATTGCGCCCGCGCCAGTCGAACTTCCAATCCTCCCGCTGCTTGAGCATGGATTCGAATTGCTCGAAATAAATCGCTGCCGCGTTGCCTTCGATGCCGAGCAGTTCCGTCATCTCGCGCGCGGATTCGGTGGCGTCGCGGAAATTCACCATCAACTTCAACACGCGCTCCGGCACGTCGCCGTTGCGCATGAGCATCACGCGCTGGTTGTGAATTTTGGCGCGGATGACTTCTCTCGCAAGTTGCAGCCGCACGCCGGGCAATTCAAACAGCCGGTATTGCCCGCGCCGCGCGTCCACGCCGCTGGCCGGCAGCGCCCGCAGCAAACCGAGAAACCGCCCCGCCGGACTGAAGTAGGAAACATCAATACCCAGGTCCAAACACGTCTCCACCGCCTGCGCCGTGATTTGCACCGCGCCGTAGCAATAGATCGCGCGCACCTGCTGGCCGGGAATCTTCCGCACGTCCTCGCCCTTCACGCTCACAAGCAACTGGTCGCCGCGCTGCCCGATCTGCGCGCCGGGCGTTTGCACCACCAGCACCTCACCGTCGTCGTGCTCCGGGCGTGGTGGTTCGAGCGTCGGTGGTCCTTTGCCCGACTCGGCGGCAAAATCCAACGCTTCGAGAATCCGGTCGCGGACGGCATCTTCGGTTTGGCCGATGAAACCGAATTGAGTTTGCCCGTCCGTTTCCGCTGGTTTACGTCGCTTCGACCACCACAGCGTTTCGTTGGGCAGACAAATCGGATACGCGGAGCAGTAGAGACACCGCGCATCGTTCTTCAACGGTGGCGGGCAGCGACCGCTCGCGGCCACGCCCCGCGCCTCCTCAATCGTGCGGCGGACTTTGGCAAACAACTCCTCGCTCAACTCCACCGGCACGCGACGTTTGTCCGCCGCGTAATAAATCGCGCCGCGAACCGCGTTGACGCCATGCTCGCGCAACAACAGCGCGTGCGCGGCCACCTGCATGGCGTCCGGCTCTTTCGCCACGCGCTCGCCCTCCGCGTTGCGCCGGGCCGAGCCTTTCTTGTAATCAATGATCTCCGCGCCGTCCGGCCCGCCCTCGACGATGTCCACCACGCCGATGAGGCCGAGCGCTTCGCTTTCCAGCCGCAGACTGCGAATCTTCGCGCCCTCCGGCAGGCCGAGTTCCTTGGCATCCTCCAGTTTGGACGGCGCGTCCACGTTGCGATGGACATGGCTGCCGGCCACCGTATCCGCGTTCTCCTGAAAAATGTTCTCGACCCACTGGAAATAAAACAGCCGCGGGCAATAGATGAAGTTGTGCAGCCGACGCACCGGCATCGGCGGCTGCGCCTCAAGTCCGGCCTGGGTCTGAACCGGGGCGTCGCTCATGTGTACTGCATCGGAACATCGTCCTCTTGGTCCGGAGTTGCGACTACCTGCGGCGTGTGATCCCCGGGTTGAAATCCCCATTGCCGCATCCGCTCACTATTGATCTCGCGGCAGCGGGTCCATTCCCGGTCCCGAACTGATTTCCATAGGCCGCGCCCGCTGGCTAAGGGAAGCGGTAAGTCCCCAATGGCCGCTTTGTCAAACATCGCCAACTTCCCAAGATCCACAAAGAAATTTGGCTTTCCACCCTCGCGAGCCAGGGCCGCTTGTTGCGTTTCATTGACCATCTTGATGTCGGGCGGTTTGCTTCCCCAGCGTGCCTTCTCGCGTTTGCTTTCCGCACGAACCTGGAACTTCCCGTCTGTCGTTTCTGAGCGAATGCGGACGTGTACCGCGTGCGCGTCCGGCGCGGCGATGGCGCGCAGGCCAAGATTGATGGCGGCATTGATGTCCGCTTGCATGACGGGGAGCTTTGAAGCGGCCGGCACGAAGAGAGGACCGAGCGGCATGGGCACGAGCAATGTCCGCGGAACCTTGTTCGCCCGGCCTTCGTTTGCTTTTGCCAGCCAGTCAAACAACTCGCGGGTGGATTCATCGCCATCAGCCAAACGCTTCTTCCACGGGAATGTATTACGGTCTTCGTTCCGAATCTCCCGTGCGCGAAAGCCCGCCACGCCCGTCCGCGAGCAGAACTTGGAGGAGTAGGCGGCGGGAGTTTCCAGCACGGGGATACCGAACGCCTGACAAAGTTCCTTCACCTTGTCCGTTACCTGGCGGTGGCACCACTTCATCAATCGCAGGTTTTCCTTTCGCTCGCGTGTCTGTGAACTCAGGTAAGCCGACAGATCTTCGAGGACGACGAAGTCCACAGGCTTACGCCCCGGGATCGGCTCATACTCGCCATGCAAATCCTTCGCTGCTCGCTCCTCCACAGAAGCCTGATGCGGACGCAAGCGCACCCCGAGCGCCTGCGCGACAATCATGTGTGCTGTCTGGTTCACGCGCTGCTCCTTGGTGCGGTCGAGCTTGTCCAAAATATCCGGGCAGCAATCCGGCAGCGGATCGTTGCGCATCTCGCGCCCGCTCTTGGGCGCGGTTCCTGGTTCGCGTTGGAGCGCGCGATTGAGCGATTGAAAGCGGCGGCGCAATTCCTCCAGTTGTTCGATACGTTCAAGCGAAAGTCCGCGTTGCCCCGCAATCAGCGGTTTGTGATCGGCGGCTTCCACCATTTCCACCAGATGGCAGCCCTTCTTCCCGAATTCCTGGTCCGGATGGTTGTTCCACGCCCATTTGCGTCCGCGTAGGGGCACGCAGCGATTGGCGATGCGAACGAGTTGTTCGGGCAGGAATGAGTTAAGTCGTTCGATCTCCGCTTTGATGAGCGTTAGGAGCGGGCCAACCTCCTTGGCTTCCGCACGCGGTCGCAAATCGGTTCGTCGTTCCTGTTCCAGCAATTCCGCGAGAGCACGGTCGCGTTTACTTTCATCACCCAGCATCCAGAGCCAGCGATGGCAGCGTGCCAGCCAGCCTTGCGCCCGCCCAAACACGCGGAGCAACTTGCCGTTCAACTCGGGGAACGACCATGTCTTGGGGTCGTCGCCTATCCAAGACGTGACAACTTCCTCTGCGTTCAGCTTTCCCTCCTTTGCATCGGCTACGAAATCGGCAAGCCGGCGAATAAGGTCTCGCGTCTCTTTCCATTCGTCATCCGTCGCAAGGCGTCCCTTTTCTCCGGAAAGTTCCTCCTGCCATTTGCCATCGCGCCACACCCGCGCATCTTCGCCCGGCAGGCGCAAGACTCCGGCGGCGGCGAGGCCGGCGCTCCAAGTCTTGCCATTCGTGTTGCCCAATTCTCGCGCCGGTTTCTTGCCCCAGCCCGCATTTGCTCGGACATCCAGCAACGCATAGGCGCCCGCGTCTCGTTGTCCGAGGTCAACCGGCAAACAAGTAAAGGCATCCAACGCCTCCCACCACGGACCCGCCTTGCGCAACGCGGGTGTTTCCTCTTGCGGCCAGCGCAGGAAAAACTTTTGTTCGTCGTCACCTTTGCCGAAAGCGACGAACTGGCTAACCCACCGTGCTTGTGAGCCGACAGCTTTGTGCAAGGCACTCGGGTCGAGCGACACCGGAAAGTTGAGCAAATGCCGGAACTCCTCGCCCTGCCGGTTGGGCATCAGAGAAACCGCGCATTTGGAAAAATCTTGCGATGTGGGTTCGGGAAGATTCAAGGCCGCCATCATCGGTTGCAACCACGCCGCACGTTCGAGGTCTTCGCCACTCGCTTTGCGCAGTCCATCTCGGCTCAAACGCGGCGCGGAGTAATGCAACCGCACCCGCGTTTCTTTCCAGATGCCATTGGTGTTCACGGCCAACGATACATCCACGCCAAACCCGTGAGGTGTTGCGTTCGGCACATGCTCCGACTTCGCTCGGCCCATGAGGTCAGAAAACATGAACAGCCGGCGCGAGTGTTCCGCGTCTGCCGGTGTAAACCTGATGGGTTCCTTGAGGCGCGCAATGTCCGTCTGCAATTCCAGGTAGTGCTGGTAATCCTCGACGATGCGCTCTGAGAACCCGGCCTTTTGCTGCGCAGCGGCTGTCGCTTCGTCCGGCGTCGCCCACAAGCACCAGTAATCTTTTTCGAGCAGCTTCTTGAACAATGTCACGCTGCCGATGCGCTCCTTGTTCTCCGCCTGGAACTCGTCGGTAGCAGCAATCAGTTTTCCATAAACTTCGTCCGAGAACGGTTGGCCTGGCTTCACCTTCTTGTTCCACAGCGCGACGAGGTCGCGATAGCAGCGCAGCGTGCGGGGGTGCAGCCCATACGCCACGCTCTCACCCTCAGCCAGATAATGTTCCTCTGCCAGTTCCACTTCGATCAGATGCTTCACTTTCTCAAAACGAGGGTCGCCCTTGAGGACGGCTGGCAGCTCTTCCTCGACGTGCTCCGCGCGCTTGAGCTTGGTGGCCTTGCCATCCATCCAATCCAGTTCTGCCTGTAACCCGGCGGCTTTCTGCAAACGTTCCTGCGTTTTCAGACGAAACTGGTTTGCTGTCTTCAACGCCTCCTTGAAGGCGGCGATGTCGAACTCGCTCCACAGCAGATCGACCGGGCCTTTGCCACCCCAACAGGGCAGGCTGGTAAAAGCAGGAAACACATAACCGCGATTGCCGCGCGCAAGTTTGATCGGGTCGTCACCCATGCTAACAAGTCGGTCCGCTGTGCCCGCTGCGACTTTGGCTGTCTGCCGAGCCGGAGACTTCGGAGCAGGGAATGAGTCGCGAAGGACTTCAAACGTAACGAGTGAGCGTTCGACGTACGCGAACAAGAGGTAGGCGAAAAACCGGCGCTTCAGCGCTTCCTTGTTGATACTGCCGCCGGCATACGCCGGGTACGCAGCCGAGTCTGGCAGCGCTCCGATCTTCTTCTCAAGATGTTCCGCAATTGCAGTCAGTCGGGAATCCTTCCCTTTTAGCCAAGCCAGCGCCTCCAACAATTTGTCTCGTGCTTCCTTCCCTGACACTGGATTCGCGTTCGGAATCGGGTTGGCGAAGAAGCCGAATTTCAGTTTGGCGGCAATGGCATCAGGATTTCGTGCGGATTCAGGATCATGCAGCAGCGCCGGCAAAGTGGTCTTGGCTTCAGCCTTCTGCAAGGATGCGGCTCCGCGTGGGAACTGTCCGTTGTAGCCGGGCCAGCAGAGCCGGGGCAGATAACCGCGCCCTTCTTGTTGAATCGCCGAATCTCCACCCAGGTCTTCGACCAACGCATCGACCGCCAGTTGCAACAATTCCTTGCTTGATGAATTCCCATCGAGGGTAGCGGCGAAAGCGTCTTCGATGGTTGCTTGGGTTTTGCCGGGCAACACGTACGGCATAATCACGGCGCACAGTCCTCTGAAGCGTCTGCTCTTGCGGATGAAGGGTTGCCACACATCCGCAAGCTGCTTCCGCAATTTCCCCATCGGGGTAGTTTCATCACTGGCCAGCGCAGCAAGGCAGAACAGATAATAATTCACCGCGTCCTGAAAGAGTTGGTGGTGCTGCCAGAGGGCGGCTTGCCATTTGGCTTTCGCCTGCTTGGGGTCGTCAGCGAACGGCAGCCACGGATTCTGATTTCGACACCTCACCTCGGTCCTCTCCCCGGTCGAGGCGGAGAGGATGCGCGGCGCGTGCTGGTCCGGGTTGGCGATTTCGACGTTGGTGACCTTGCCTTGGTAGATGCGGTTCATTCGCTGCTCGGTTGAGAGTTGAGTGGTTCTTTGCGCGCTTTTGCGGTCAACGTTTCCAGACTTTCTTTGCCGATTCTCGCCGACGGTAGCGAAGAACTGGACTGGTTGAAAGTTGAGGGGTTGTTTGAAGGTTGAGGGTTGAGGGTTGAGGGGTTGTTTGAAGGTTGAGAGTTGAGGGTTGAGGGTTGAGAGTTCAGACGGACGAAGAAGCGAATCGACACCTCACCCTTGATCCCTCTCCCAGATCGATGCGGAGAGGGCGCGGTACGCTCTGTGTGTTCTTTTGCGGCCAATTCAGTTCGCGTATTCATCGTGTTTCGCGGTTGATGGGAATCGACAAGACAGGAAGTTGGGAGTTGAGGGTTGAACTTGGAGGGTTGAGAGTTGAGTGGGTTGATACCTGTTTTCCCGGTCGTGGACAATCTCAATTGTCTGATCTTTATGCGCGTGTCTGCGCCCAGACCGGTCGCCGAAAAGGCGCAAGGCAATGGGGTTGACAACCATTTCGGGCGGGGCGGATGATGCGCCATAACCAAACTGCCCAGCGTCATAATGCAAATGTCGATCGTAAATCCACTACCATGAAAGCTTCGTTGTTAAACCTGTTCATCATGGCATCTCCCATTCTCTTGAGCGCACGGAGTCACAGCGAACCCATCGCCGTCGTTCCGCTCTTCGTCCTTCAGAATGATACCAACCTCGCCATTTCCTGGCCGTACCCGTCCACCGGGTTCGGTCTCGAATTCTCGACGAACCTGAACACGACGAGCTGGCAGCCTGTCGCCGGAACTGCAGTTTCCAACAATGGCCGCTGGGAGGTCACGACACCGGTCAACCGGCTGGGCGGCTTCTTTCGCTTGAAGAATCACCTCGAACATTTCGGATTCTGGGCGGGATCATTGGCTCCGGGAGGATCCATCGCCGAGCAGCGCGGCTCGCTCAATTTCACGTATCTGCAAGCGGGATTTAGCGACACTTTATCCGATCAGGCCATTTCCGCGGGCATGAGATTGCTCGTGCCTTCTCCAGACTTTAGTGACACCAACGCGGTCAATGCGATCAAGCCTTATACCAACAACATCCTTGCTTTCTTCATGATGGATGAACCCGACTGCGTCGCGGGAGGGGACACGAATTACTTAAATACACTTTTAACTTCCATTGAGACAGAAATCGTCAAAGTGAAAGCCAATTTCCCGGGCGCCAAGACCATGTTCACGGTCGGTTGCCCTTTTTGGAGCTATAGCAATTTCCGCATTCCTGCCGGCATGGATTATATCGCAATTGAAAGTTACGGCAGCACAGGCGTTCCCGCCACGACGAAGACCGAATGGTTGGACAAGATCGCTTATCTAAAATCCTATATGAATGGCGACCAAAGAATCTTCCTGATGCCGGGGGCGACGGAAAACTATGGGACGGAATCCCAGCTTATCCAGAAGGCAAACGATATTTACAATTACGCGCAGACCGACCCGTTGGTCATTGGTGTGTTTCCGTTCGACTGGTACAGCGATAATTATGATTGCGCGAGCGTCGGAGTATTCTGCGGGAACGGCGTGCCGGCCACCAATTACGCCATCCCTGTCATTGGCAACCGAAGCGTGCGCGATCTGCCCAACTTGCGGGCGCGCTATATTCAGATCGGGCAAGCCATCATGAACGGCCCTTTTCTGGACTTCGGCACGGGTGGGCCTGCGATCGAATTCCTCGGTGGCGCCAGCCTGCCCGGTTCGCCTTGGATTGCATCAGGAGGAGCAACGGCCGTCGTGAATTTTTTTGACCCGGAACTCGGCGCCACGAATCAGGCCTTGCGAATCAGCTCCGGTTCGAGTTTGAACGAGTGGTACGTTGCGCTGGGTGGCGTGGATGAACTGGCGGTCGGCGCGCGATTTCGCCTTGTGGCCTTCAGTCCCACGGGCAAAGAAAACCTTTTGTGTTTGACGACCCATTCCACGCCGATGTCGCCGGCGCCCTCCATCACGCTCGTCAATGGCCGTTACAAACTCTGGAGTTATGTTGATCCCGATACGTTCGGACAGCCAGGGTTGGAGATAGCCGATATCGGCCCGGTGGTCACCAACGCCTGGCACATCGCGTATCTCTACGCCCGGAACGACGGCAAGGTGAAGTTGTGGTGGGATGGGAATCTGGTTTTCGACGGCACGGCGCCGCCGGCCAATCCGTACGATTGCTATGTCGAATGGGGCAGCGGCGCGTGGCAGTACGACGCGACCACCACGGTGGACTTTGATTGGGTGGCTTACGGCAATAACTTTTGATGGCGCGGCTGCGCTGACCGGTTTGTGCGATGGGTTTGTTGGACGCTTCAGTGCGAGACTGGAAATGAAGCACGCGAGTTCCTTCTCCTGGGGGAGAAGGCTAGGATGAGGGCGAGTTAAGAAAACCAACTGATCTTTTTGTCCAACGCCCGCCCTCACCCCGGCCCTCTCCCCCAAGGAGAGGGAGGATCGCTTCCCGTCTGACGGAAGTGCGCGCGGATGGACTTGCCGGAAGAGCAACGGCGCGTGACGGAAGTGCTGAAGGAACTTACTGCTCCGCCGGGCTGGCTTGTCTGAAACGGCGCTGGTTAATCAAATGAAGAAAAACAGAGCCAGGAACAGCGCCAACAAACTATAAATCACCACTTCCACAACCAGCTCGACGGTCTCGCGCTTGACGGAATGACTTTTCATGACGTTCATGTCATTTGATTGGTTCAAAGCAAAAATTCTCCACGAATTGATGCAAGTCAAGCGGTTTGCATGGTTGTGATTTCGATTCGGAAAACCGCGAGTGCGAACAGCAGAGAAAAACCGTTGCAACCCGATTCTGGCCGGAAGGGAAATCTCTCCGCGAACTCCGTAGCAGCGGATGTAAGTCCGCTCCATCTGAATTAGATGAAAGTCAGAGCCGACTCACGTCGGCGGCTACGGTTCGGGCGATCCAATGCGCGGAATTTTCTTTTAGGCGAATTCTCTCCCCAAGGATAGGGGGAATCGCTTCCAGTCTAAAGGATGTGTGCGCGACTGGGCTTGGCGAACAGTTGGCCGAAAAATGCAAGTGCGCTTGCCGGCGGCAAGCGCGCCGCAAGAGAGCTTGCTAAATCCTGCTGGTCGGCGTATCAATAGCTCGAACATTGAAACCCAGAGGGTTGAGCCATCAACAGACCAGTCTTTGAATGGAAATTATGAAACAATTGGAACCTTCAACCGTCACGAAGCAATCGCAGGGCTTCACCTTGATCGAACTGCTGGTGGTCATCGCCATCATTGCCATTCTGGCGGGACTGCTTTTGCCGGCGCTGGCCAAGGCCAAGGAGAAAGGGCGGGCCATAAGTTGCCTGAGCAACATCAAACAGTTGGGTTTGGGTTACAAAATGTATTCGGACGACAACTCTGATGACATGGTGGCTTTGTATCTGTTCAACGCCCCTCCTCCAGGTGCCTTTATTCCCAGCGATGGGGTCATGTGGTGGGTGGATTGCCTCCGGCCATATATCCAAACAACCAACGTCTGCAAATGCGCGAGCGTGAAAAGCGATTTCGGGATCGCGGGGAGCCATCCCGAACTTACGTGGTGGGCATCGGACCCTAAGGGCCACCCGCCAACCAAACTGGCTAGAATCAAACGGCCGGTTGAATCCATTCCATTTGCCGATTTCGGCGTGGTTGCCAATCCGGCTGAAAAAGATCCTGATAAGTGGGTGGTGGTGCCCAACCCAACGCCAATTCCACCCTATTGGCCTCGCCCCTTTTGGCGTACGCCAGCCAATCAAGGTTATTTCGATAGTGACCCCCAACGTCCGGTGAATCGGCACAGTGGCAAGGGCAACACCGGCTACGTCGACGGCCACGCGGAGGCGATTAAAGTCAGCCGCATTGGCCTGCAGTATTATCCCGGTAAGAATGAGGCAGGGCAGAGCGCAACCGGCGTGCAATGGCTGGGTGGCAACGGGAAATACGACCCACGCTGGATGTGGGACCTGGAATGAGGTCCTCGCAAAAAAATAACCACCGGCTCCTCCTGCGGCAAATTCCCTAAGTCGGCATGATAAAAAAGACGATTGGTCCGCTAATCTTGATTCTAGTGATTGCCGCCGCGGCGGTGTGGATTTATCGCAGCATGTCCGACCGCTCCACGAACTTCAATTTGAATCCTTATTATGCACTCGGCGCGGGAGTGGCGGAGGAAACCGGCAAGCTGCTCGGCAATAAAGGCCAGGTGCTGATCATCGCGCCTGACACCAGCCAGTTCAAGAATCCGGCAGTGGATGGACAACTGAAGTCCTTCCAGGACGCAATGCACAAAAACAAGTCCATATCGGTAGCCGCCACGGTGAGATTCAAATTGACGCCGATGGAGCAAATGGCGGCGGGTGGGTCGGTGCCGCGCGATTTCTTTCTTAACGCCTTGCAAAGTCATCCCAACGTTGGCGCCGTGGTTTTGTTCTGCGGCTTTCCGCCGTTAGGGTTGCCAGACTACGACACGTTGAAACAAAGCGGTGCCAAAGTGGTCGTGGCGTCTGGTTATCTGCCGTCTTACCGGAAACTGCTGGAGGGGCAGTTGATTCACCTCGCCATCGTTCCGCGATTCGACCGCACTGACGCGCCCGCCAAAGAACCAAAGACGCTGCGTGAATGGTTCGATAGGGATTTCGTCGTGATCACGCCCGACAACACGG
Coding sequences:
- a CDS encoding DUF3303 family protein, whose amino-acid sequence is MKYMISWFERPQGSPMEYENAQKRILEVFTQWQAPANFKIEVFVVRVGEWGGHMLVDCDDPATVHKVCSTWPAFVFEARPVIPVADAVRVELETIAWRDGLKRK
- the cas2 gene encoding CRISPR-associated endonuclease Cas2 produces the protein MSRIRYLVSYDICEPKRLRRVARALEGFGVRLQYSVFECPLDDMRMAMLKAALQPIVKHDEDQVLFVSLGPSANDASLIIEAMGLPYTVRTRVTII
- the cas1 gene encoding CRISPR-associated endonuclease Cas1, whose amino-acid sequence is MSDAPVQTQAGLEAQPPMPVRRLHNFIYCPRLFYFQWVENIFQENADTVAGSHVHRNVDAPSKLEDAKELGLPEGAKIRSLRLESEALGLIGVVDIVEGGPDGAEIIDYKKGSARRNAEGERVAKEPDAMQVAAHALLLREHGVNAVRGAIYYAADKRRVPVELSEELFAKVRRTIEEARGVAASGRCPPPLKNDARCLYCSAYPICLPNETLWWSKRRKPAETDGQTQFGFIGQTEDAVRDRILEALDFAAESGKGPPTLEPPRPEHDDGEVLVVQTPGAQIGQRGDQLLVSVKGEDVRKIPGQQVRAIYCYGAVQITAQAVETCLDLGIDVSYFSPAGRFLGLLRALPASGVDARRGQYRLFELPGVRLQLAREVIRAKIHNQRVMLMRNGDVPERVLKLMVNFRDATESAREMTELLGIEGNAAAIYFEQFESMLKQREDWKFDWRGRNRRPPRDPVNALLSLGYSMLAKELTGVCHAVGLDPFLGFMHQPRYGRPALALDLMEEFRPLVADSVAISLVNRGELGPEDFMRGANGTFLSDRGRKAFWEAWFRRCDTEVSHPEFEYKMAYRRMLEVQARQLWRFVRGEAAAYHGFTTR